In Wenyingzhuangia fucanilytica, the following are encoded in one genomic region:
- a CDS encoding DNA methyltransferase: MQNLQQDLIELLKNEDNLVVDNQLNKNKIIEAALKVEPFLISLLIKNDTFKKHFFQEVENVLVFDKIKFQRFVNNKSFLPDSYTAFKNKIGLAINDDSTDNFIKAKNDVVLVWPHKDCVLEGGQNKEDQKRNEIFWNETLAPDNVDRLLDAKAFTNFKKYDKDGVHNVTDIKGDENLILKGNNLLVISSLLKTHRGKIKLIYIDPPYNTGNDDFKYNDSFNHSAWLTFIKNRLVIAKDLLKEDGVIFVQCDDSEQAYLKVVMDEIFNRENFISCIVYRRRKSQANLSKNISPIHDYILCYSKSNQSFLNKIKPNIDESKYKNPDNDPRGSYVTMPCTNGGGSKYTIKTPTGRLIEDEWRFKKDTYDNLEKDNRLVFPRGGEGKPRYKLFLSEKKENGVVPNSWWDDLGSNQEATRELKSLFNKNIFSYPKPEKLIKRVIELATNENDIVLDFFLGSGTTASVAHKMNRKYIGVEQMDYINTVTTERLNKVIEGEQGGISKDVQWKGGGSFVYAELMQYNQYFINNIQEAKTKEDVLMVWEEMQNKAFLSYQFDKDMFNSRLEAFKTASLETMQYYLVQILDKNQLYLNYSEIEDATFKVPDTIVGLNKGFYDRS; the protein is encoded by the coding sequence ATGCAAAACTTACAACAAGACCTTATAGAACTACTTAAAAACGAAGATAACTTAGTAGTAGACAATCAATTAAATAAAAATAAGATTATAGAAGCAGCTTTAAAAGTAGAGCCATTTCTAATAAGTCTATTAATCAAAAATGATACGTTTAAAAAACACTTTTTCCAAGAAGTAGAAAATGTATTAGTATTCGATAAAATTAAGTTTCAAAGGTTTGTAAACAATAAATCTTTCTTACCAGATAGCTACACAGCATTTAAAAACAAAATAGGATTAGCAATAAATGATGACTCTACAGATAATTTTATAAAAGCTAAAAATGATGTTGTATTAGTGTGGCCTCATAAAGATTGCGTTTTAGAAGGAGGGCAAAATAAAGAAGACCAAAAGAGAAATGAGATATTTTGGAATGAAACCCTTGCACCCGATAATGTAGATAGATTATTAGATGCAAAGGCATTTACCAACTTCAAAAAATACGATAAAGATGGTGTGCATAATGTAACCGACATTAAAGGAGATGAAAACCTAATCTTAAAAGGTAATAATTTGTTAGTAATCTCTTCTCTATTAAAAACACATAGAGGTAAAATAAAATTAATATACATTGATCCACCTTATAATACAGGTAATGATGATTTTAAATACAATGATTCTTTTAACCACTCAGCTTGGTTAACATTTATTAAAAACCGTCTTGTAATTGCAAAAGATTTATTAAAAGAAGATGGTGTTATTTTTGTTCAATGTGATGATTCTGAACAAGCTTATTTAAAGGTTGTAATGGATGAAATATTTAATAGGGAAAACTTCATTTCTTGTATTGTCTACAGAAGAAGAAAATCACAGGCGAATTTAAGTAAGAATATATCACCTATTCACGACTATATTCTTTGTTATTCAAAATCAAATCAATCTTTTTTAAATAAAATAAAACCTAATATTGATGAGTCAAAATATAAAAATCCTGATAACGACCCAAGAGGTTCATATGTTACAATGCCTTGTACAAATGGCGGAGGCTCAAAATATACCATAAAAACACCTACAGGTAGACTTATTGAAGATGAATGGAGGTTTAAAAAAGATACTTATGATAATTTAGAGAAAGACAATAGACTTGTTTTTCCTCGAGGTGGTGAAGGCAAACCTAGATATAAACTTTTTTTGTCGGAGAAAAAAGAAAATGGAGTTGTACCCAATTCCTGGTGGGATGATTTAGGTTCTAATCAAGAAGCTACACGAGAGTTAAAATCATTATTTAATAAAAATATTTTTTCTTATCCTAAACCTGAAAAATTAATAAAAAGGGTTATTGAGTTAGCTACTAATGAAAATGATATTGTTTTAGATTTCTTTTTAGGTAGTGGTACAACCGCATCGGTTGCTCATAAAATGAATCGTAAGTATATAGGTGTTGAGCAAATGGACTATATAAATACAGTTACAACAGAAAGACTTAATAAAGTAATTGAAGGTGAACAAGGGGGGATTTCAAAAGATGTTCAATGGAAAGGAGGTGGTTCTTTTGTATATGCGGAATTAATGCAGTACAACCAATATTTTATAAATAATATTCAGGAAGCTAAAACTAAAGAGGATGTCTTAATGGTTTGGGAAGAAATGCAAAACAAGGCATTCCTTTCTTACCAATTTGATAAGGATATGTTTAATTCTCGTTTAGAAGCTTTTAAAACAGCATCATTAGAGACTATGCAATATTATTTAGTTCAGATCTTAGATAAAAATCAACTTTACTTAAATTATAGTGAAATTGAGGATGCAACTTTTAAAGTTCCCGATACAATAGTAGGTTTAAATAAAGGTTTTTATGATAGAAGTTAA